A single genomic interval of Streptomyces sp. BA2 harbors:
- a CDS encoding DUF4396 domain-containing protein, which translates to MQHGHDTHEGHGTHAEHAHHGHEGHHGMGKVSWRTAAQATLHCLTGCAIGEVLGMIIGTALGWGNVQTMILAITLAFFFGYALTLRGILKAGVDFRTAFRVALAADTLSIAVMELIDNGVIAFWPGAMDAHLSDPMFWWILAIALAAAFVITVPVNKWMIGRGKGHAVVHQYHH; encoded by the coding sequence ATGCAGCACGGTCACGACACTCATGAAGGCCACGGGACGCACGCCGAGCACGCGCACCACGGCCACGAAGGGCATCACGGCATGGGCAAGGTCAGCTGGCGCACGGCGGCCCAGGCGACCCTGCACTGCCTCACCGGCTGTGCCATCGGCGAGGTCCTCGGCATGATCATCGGTACCGCACTCGGCTGGGGCAACGTGCAGACGATGATCCTCGCGATCACCCTGGCCTTCTTCTTCGGATACGCCCTGACCCTGCGCGGCATCCTCAAGGCGGGCGTCGATTTCAGGACGGCGTTCCGGGTCGCGCTCGCCGCGGACACCCTGTCCATCGCGGTGATGGAGCTGATCGACAACGGCGTGATCGCGTTCTGGCCGGGAGCCATGGACGCCCACCTCTCGGACCCGATGTTCTGGTGGATCCTCGCCATCGCGCTGGCCGCCGCGTTCGTGATCACGGTCCCGGTCAACAAGTGGATGATCGGCCGCGGCAAGGGCCACGCCGTGGTGCACCAGTACCACCACTGA
- a CDS encoding DUF2867 domain-containing protein: MSTVLNEHERVIEAPAEVVGALLDRLSADDDPIFPTPAWAAMTFDRPLGVGATGGHGPVHYSVTEYEPGRRVRFAFTPPDNGFHELTVEPMGEGRCRVRHVLETELLGRNRLLWPVVVRPLHDTIIEEVFDNIERAAAGGCARPVRWSPRVRLCNRLMWSRPETVGTPEAARLIRTAVDRPDYEDAYRMELLPGQPRDPEAWTGILRDAFPVIAREGGELLLEVEAAGLTARASILVDGRHVTLSTAVRADALRSRAYWSVVKRVHPFMARMMMRRTHRELALATPHAGERDLERRRSAVSGPSHLVSG, translated from the coding sequence ATGAGCACGGTACTCAACGAACACGAGCGCGTGATCGAGGCTCCGGCGGAGGTCGTCGGCGCCCTGCTGGACCGGCTCTCCGCCGATGACGACCCGATCTTCCCGACACCGGCCTGGGCGGCGATGACCTTCGACCGCCCGCTCGGCGTGGGCGCGACCGGCGGCCACGGCCCGGTCCACTACAGCGTCACGGAGTACGAGCCGGGGCGCCGCGTGCGCTTCGCCTTCACGCCGCCGGACAACGGCTTCCACGAGCTGACCGTCGAGCCGATGGGGGAGGGGCGCTGCCGCGTCCGCCACGTCCTGGAGACCGAACTGCTCGGCAGGAACCGGCTGTTGTGGCCCGTCGTCGTCCGGCCCCTGCACGACACGATCATCGAAGAGGTCTTCGACAACATCGAGCGCGCAGCCGCGGGCGGCTGCGCACGCCCCGTCCGGTGGTCGCCCAGGGTGCGGCTCTGCAACCGGCTCATGTGGAGCCGCCCCGAGACCGTCGGCACTCCGGAGGCCGCCCGCCTGATCCGCACCGCCGTCGACCGCCCGGACTACGAGGACGCGTACCGCATGGAACTGCTCCCCGGGCAGCCGCGCGACCCGGAGGCCTGGACCGGCATCCTGCGCGACGCCTTCCCCGTGATCGCCCGTGAGGGCGGGGAACTGCTCCTGGAGGTGGAGGCCGCGGGCCTGACCGCCCGTGCCTCGATCCTGGTCGACGGCCGCCACGTCACGCTCAGCACCGCGGTGCGGGCCGACGCCCTGCGCAGCCGGGCCTACTGGAGCGTGGTCAAGCGCGTCCACCCCTTCATGGCCCGCATGATGATGCGCCGCACGCACCGCGAGCTCGCCCTGGCGACGCCGCACGCGGGCGAGCGGGATCTGGAGCGCCGGCGCTCGGCTGTGTCGGGTCCGTCTCACTTGGTGAGCGGGTGA
- a CDS encoding deoxyribonuclease IV — translation MSSNKSPSTPPRVASSRNPVGGHVPVAGGLASVGLSYARDLGAEAVQVFVANPRGWATPPGNPKQDEEFRAACAAEGIPAYVHAPYLINFGSHTEATVEKSVESLRHSLRRGREIGALGVVVHTGSATGGRDRAVALKQVRDRMLPLLDELTHDDDPFLLLESTAGQGFSLCSRTWDFGPYFDALDAHPKLGVCLDTCHIFAAGHDLAGPGGMKQTLDLLVDTVGEGRLKLVHANDSKDVVGAHKDRHENIGTGHIGEEPFRELMAHAATENVPLIIETPGGKEGHAADVARLKELRSS, via the coding sequence GTGAGCAGCAACAAGTCCCCCAGCACCCCGCCCCGCGTCGCCTCGTCCCGCAACCCCGTCGGCGGCCACGTCCCCGTGGCCGGCGGCCTCGCCTCCGTCGGACTCTCGTACGCCCGCGACCTGGGCGCCGAGGCCGTCCAGGTCTTCGTGGCCAATCCGCGGGGCTGGGCCACGCCGCCCGGCAACCCGAAGCAGGACGAGGAGTTCCGCGCGGCCTGTGCCGCCGAGGGGATTCCCGCGTACGTCCACGCGCCCTACCTCATCAACTTCGGCTCGCACACCGAGGCGACCGTCGAGAAGTCCGTGGAGTCCCTGCGCCACTCGCTGCGCCGGGGCCGTGAGATCGGCGCGCTCGGGGTCGTCGTGCACACCGGCTCCGCGACCGGCGGCCGGGACCGCGCCGTCGCGCTGAAGCAGGTGCGCGACCGGATGCTGCCGCTGCTCGACGAGCTGACGCACGACGACGACCCGTTCCTCCTCCTGGAGTCGACCGCAGGCCAGGGCTTCTCGCTCTGCTCCCGCACGTGGGACTTCGGGCCGTACTTCGACGCACTCGACGCCCACCCGAAGCTGGGCGTCTGCCTGGACACCTGCCACATCTTCGCGGCGGGCCACGATCTTGCCGGTCCCGGCGGCATGAAGCAGACGCTGGACCTCCTTGTCGACACCGTCGGCGAGGGGCGCCTGAAGCTGGTGCACGCCAACGACTCCAAGGACGTGGTCGGCGCCCACAAGGACCGCCACGAGAACATCGGCACCGGCCACATCGGCGAGGAGCCCTTCCGCGAGCTGATGGCCCACGCCGCGACCGAGAACGTACCCCTGATCATCGAGACGCCCGGCGGCAAGGAGGGGCACGCGGCGGACGTGGCGCGGCTGAAGGAGCTCAGGAGCAGCTAG
- a CDS encoding trp operon leader peptide, with amino-acid sequence MHAQTIRNWWWPAHPAAH; translated from the coding sequence ATGCACGCGCAGACGATTCGTAACTGGTGGTGGCCCGCTCATCCGGCGGCCCACTGA
- a CDS encoding (2Fe-2S)-binding protein produces MYVCNCFGVTEAQVKQHAADGACTPRQIASASKAGTDCGSCVRSIQALLGRGACPRRELADQGQPVLTGLDAGPDTGLDTGLDEAA; encoded by the coding sequence GTGTACGTCTGCAACTGCTTCGGGGTCACCGAGGCGCAGGTGAAGCAGCACGCGGCCGACGGTGCCTGCACACCCCGCCAGATAGCGTCCGCCAGCAAGGCGGGCACCGACTGCGGTTCGTGCGTACGGAGCATTCAGGCGCTCCTGGGCCGGGGCGCGTGCCCCCGCAGGGAGCTGGCCGACCAGGGCCAGCCCGTCCTCACCGGCTTGGACGCAGGCCCGGATACCGGCCTGGACACAGGCCTGGACGAGGCCGCCTAG
- the bfr gene encoding bacterioferritin, whose amino-acid sequence MQGDPEVIEFLNEQLTAELTAINQYFLHAKMQENFGWPKLAKYTRSESIDEMKHAEILTDRILFLDGLPNYQRLFHVRVGQTVTEMFQADRQIEAEAIDRLKRGIEVMRGKGDITSANIFESILEDEEHHIDYLDTQLELVEKLGEPLYISQLIEQPES is encoded by the coding sequence ATGCAGGGCGACCCCGAGGTCATCGAGTTTCTCAACGAGCAGCTGACCGCCGAGCTCACGGCGATCAACCAGTACTTTCTCCACGCCAAGATGCAGGAGAACTTCGGCTGGCCCAAGCTCGCCAAATACACCCGGTCCGAGTCGATCGACGAGATGAAGCACGCGGAGATCCTGACCGACCGGATTCTCTTCCTCGACGGCCTGCCCAATTACCAGCGGCTCTTCCACGTACGCGTGGGTCAGACCGTCACGGAGATGTTCCAGGCCGACCGGCAGATCGAGGCTGAGGCGATCGACCGCCTCAAGCGCGGGATCGAGGTGATGCGCGGCAAGGGAGACATCACTTCCGCGAACATCTTCGAGTCGATCCTGGAGGACGAGGAGCACCACATCGACTACCTCGACACTCAGCTCGAACTGGTCGAGAAGCTGGGCGAGCCGCTGTACATCTCGCAGCTCATCGAGCAGCCGGAGAGCTGA
- a CDS encoding TetR/AcrR family transcriptional regulator: MAMVQRQQKKPAAKPRLTAQDWADAALTAIGEGGIAAVAVEPLAVRLGTTKGSFYWHFANRAALIEAALNRWAETNTEEMIEEVEAEPDPRRRIRLLFGEAIASATSDPLEVALLATASHPQVAEVLRRVTERRVAYVAGLFAGLGFPEPEARRRGLLAYTVYLGHAQLGHAAPSALPASDEFDAYLDEALDVLMMR; this comes from the coding sequence ATGGCCATGGTGCAACGGCAGCAGAAGAAGCCCGCGGCGAAGCCCCGCCTCACCGCTCAGGACTGGGCGGACGCCGCCCTCACCGCGATCGGCGAGGGCGGTATCGCCGCCGTCGCCGTGGAACCCCTGGCCGTCCGCCTCGGCACCACCAAGGGGAGCTTCTACTGGCACTTCGCCAACCGTGCCGCGCTCATCGAGGCCGCCCTGAACCGCTGGGCGGAGACCAACACCGAGGAGATGATCGAGGAGGTCGAGGCCGAGCCCGACCCCCGGCGGCGCATCCGCCTCCTCTTCGGCGAGGCCATCGCGTCGGCCACCTCCGACCCCCTGGAGGTCGCCCTCCTCGCGACCGCGTCACACCCCCAGGTCGCCGAGGTCCTGCGCCGCGTGACCGAGCGCCGGGTGGCGTACGTCGCCGGGCTCTTCGCCGGGCTCGGCTTCCCCGAACCTGAGGCACGGCGCCGCGGGCTGCTCGCGTACACGGTCTATCTGGGGCACGCGCAGCTCGGGCACGCGGCGCCGTCGGCGCTGCCCGCATCCGACGAGTTCGACGCGTATCTGGACGAGGCCCTGGACGTCCTGATGATGCGCTAG
- the pknB gene encoding Stk1 family PASTA domain-containing Ser/Thr kinase translates to MDTTLQDPLVGQVLDGRYRVDERIAVGGMATVYRAVDTRLDRVLALKVMHPTLAADVSFVDRFIREAKSVARLAHPNVVGVYDQGADGAYVYLAMEYIAGCTLRDVLRERGALQPRAALDILEPVLAALGAAHRAGFVHRDMKPENVLIGDDGRVKVADFGLVRAVDTVTNTTGTVLGTVSYLAPEQIEHGTADTRVDVYACGVVLYEMLTGAKPHSGESPAQVLYQHLHEDVPPPSAAVPGLAVELDDLVASATARTPDVRPHDAVALLGQARAARAALSVEQLDAVPPQAHTTEHGHHDNSDDRTSVIPRAGRSVQLPLPTDGDEDQQHRQDQLNRTSVLATPPPAPPAAPDRRRANPRGRVLAVVAAVLLALGLGAGVWYINSGQFTKVPPLLAKTESAAKKRLGEAGLEVEDVKRAYSDTDKRGTVMATRPKAGERIRDNGRVTLTVSMGPEIVKVPSLKGSPLAEAKNKLKDAGLAPGMTTKAFSDEVRKGSVISTDPRTGTKRKAGSAITMVVSKGPEVDVPDVTGDSQADATAELEDLGLKVKIATKRVHSEEDKGTVVDQSPREDAKRLAEGDTVTLTLSKGPEMIEVPDVEGMSVDDATQKLEDAGFEVDEDRGLLGIFGDTVKGQSVEGGEEAAKGSSITIEIR, encoded by the coding sequence GTGGACACGACCCTTCAGGACCCGCTCGTCGGGCAGGTGCTCGACGGCCGCTATCGCGTGGACGAGCGGATCGCGGTCGGCGGGATGGCCACGGTCTACCGGGCCGTGGACACCCGCCTCGACCGCGTGCTCGCGCTCAAGGTGATGCACCCGACGCTGGCCGCCGACGTCTCCTTCGTCGACCGCTTCATCCGCGAGGCGAAGTCGGTCGCCCGGCTCGCGCACCCGAACGTGGTGGGGGTGTACGACCAGGGCGCCGACGGTGCGTACGTCTATCTCGCGATGGAGTACATCGCGGGCTGCACCCTGCGTGACGTGCTCCGCGAGCGCGGCGCCCTGCAGCCGCGCGCGGCCCTCGACATCCTGGAGCCGGTCCTCGCCGCGCTCGGCGCCGCGCACCGCGCCGGCTTCGTGCACCGCGACATGAAGCCGGAGAACGTCCTCATAGGGGACGACGGCCGGGTCAAGGTCGCCGACTTCGGGCTCGTGCGCGCGGTGGACACCGTCACGAACACGACCGGCACGGTCCTCGGCACCGTCTCCTATCTCGCTCCCGAGCAGATAGAGCACGGCACGGCCGACACGCGCGTGGACGTGTACGCGTGCGGCGTCGTGCTCTACGAAATGCTGACCGGCGCCAAGCCGCACTCCGGCGAGTCGCCCGCCCAGGTGCTCTACCAACACCTCCACGAGGACGTGCCGCCCCCTTCGGCGGCCGTCCCGGGGCTCGCCGTCGAGCTCGACGACCTGGTGGCCTCCGCCACCGCCCGCACGCCCGACGTCCGCCCGCACGACGCGGTGGCGCTCCTCGGGCAGGCCAGGGCGGCGCGCGCCGCGCTCTCCGTGGAGCAGCTGGACGCGGTGCCGCCGCAGGCGCACACGACGGAGCACGGACACCACGACAACTCGGACGACCGTACGAGCGTGATCCCGCGCGCGGGGCGGTCCGTGCAGCTGCCGCTCCCCACGGACGGCGACGAGGACCAGCAGCACCGGCAGGACCAGCTCAACCGCACGAGCGTCCTGGCGACGCCGCCGCCCGCTCCACCGGCCGCCCCCGACCGCAGGCGCGCCAACCCGCGCGGCCGCGTGCTCGCGGTGGTCGCCGCCGTCCTCCTCGCCCTTGGCCTCGGTGCCGGTGTCTGGTACATCAACTCAGGCCAGTTCACGAAGGTCCCGCCGCTCCTTGCGAAGACCGAGTCGGCGGCCAAGAAGCGCCTCGGTGAAGCCGGGCTCGAGGTCGAAGACGTCAAGCGCGCGTACAGCGACACCGACAAGCGCGGCACGGTCATGGCCACCCGTCCCAAGGCGGGCGAGCGCATCCGCGACAACGGCCGGGTGACGCTGACCGTCTCGATGGGCCCCGAGATCGTGAAGGTCCCGAGCCTCAAGGGCAGCCCGCTGGCCGAGGCGAAGAACAAGCTCAAGGACGCCGGGCTCGCTCCCGGGATGACGACGAAGGCCTTCAGCGACGAGGTGCGCAAGGGCTCCGTGATCAGCACGGACCCCAGGACGGGCACCAAGCGCAAGGCGGGCTCCGCCATCACGATGGTCGTCAGCAAGGGCCCCGAGGTCGACGTCCCGGACGTGACGGGCGATTCCCAGGCCGACGCGACCGCCGAGCTCGAGGACCTGGGCCTCAAGGTGAAGATCGCCACGAAGCGGGTCCACTCCGAGGAGGACAAGGGCACGGTCGTCGACCAGTCCCCGAGGGAGGACGCGAAGCGGCTCGCCGAGGGCGACACGGTCACGCTGACGCTGTCCAAGGGCCCGGAGATGATCGAGGTCCCGGACGTGGAGGGCATGAGCGTCGACGACGCCACGCAGAAGCTCGAGGACGCCGGGTTCGAGGTGGACGAGGACCGCGGCCTGCTCGGCATCTTCGGGGACACGGTGAAGGGCCAGTCGGTGGAGGGCGGCGAAGAGGCCGCCAAGGGGTCCAGCATCACCATCGAGATCCGCTGA
- a CDS encoding class II 3-deoxy-7-phosphoheptulonate synthase, translating to MTVNAKTTTTGGNTWRDLPAAQQPEYPDAEALRDVIADLESYPPLVFAGECDQLRARLASVAKGEAFLLQGGDCAEAFDAVSADHIRNKLKTLLQMGAVLTYAASVPVVKVGRIAGQYSKPRSKGTETRDGVTLPTYRGDSVNGFDFDEKSRVPDPERLKRMYNASASTLNLVRAFTTGGYADLRQVHAWNQDFVKSSPSGQRYEQLAREIDNALNFMRACGTDPEEFKTVEFYASHEALLLDYESALTRVDSRTGRLYDTSAHMVWIGERTRQLDGAHIEFASKVRNPIGIKLGPTTTPEEALQYIERLDPDREPGRLTFIVRMGADKVRDKLPDLVEKVTASGATVAWVTDPMHGNTFEAASGHKTRRFDDVLDEVKGFFEVHKSLGTHPGGIHVELTGDDVTECVGGGDEIFVDDLHQRYETACDPRLNRSQSLDLAFLVAEMYRDQ from the coding sequence GTGACCGTGAACGCTAAGACCACCACTACCGGTGGCAACACCTGGCGAGACCTTCCCGCGGCGCAGCAGCCCGAGTACCCCGATGCCGAGGCTCTGCGCGATGTGATCGCGGACCTCGAGTCGTATCCGCCGCTCGTCTTCGCGGGCGAGTGCGACCAGCTGCGCGCCCGACTGGCCTCCGTCGCCAAGGGAGAGGCGTTCCTGCTTCAGGGCGGCGACTGCGCCGAGGCCTTCGACGCGGTGTCGGCCGACCACATCCGCAACAAGCTGAAGACGCTGCTCCAGATGGGCGCCGTCCTGACGTACGCGGCCTCCGTGCCCGTCGTGAAGGTCGGCCGCATCGCCGGCCAGTACTCGAAGCCACGCTCCAAGGGCACCGAGACCCGCGACGGCGTGACCCTGCCGACGTACCGCGGCGACTCGGTCAACGGCTTCGACTTCGACGAGAAGTCCCGCGTCCCGGACCCCGAGCGCCTGAAGCGGATGTACAACGCGTCCGCGTCGACGCTCAACCTCGTGCGCGCCTTCACGACCGGCGGTTACGCCGACCTGCGCCAGGTGCACGCCTGGAACCAGGACTTCGTGAAGTCGTCCCCGTCCGGCCAGCGGTACGAGCAACTGGCGCGCGAGATCGACAACGCGCTCAATTTCATGCGCGCCTGCGGGACGGACCCGGAGGAGTTCAAGACCGTCGAGTTCTACGCCTCGCACGAGGCGCTGCTCCTCGACTACGAGTCGGCCCTCACCCGCGTGGACTCGCGCACCGGGCGGCTCTACGACACCTCGGCCCACATGGTCTGGATCGGTGAGCGCACCCGTCAACTGGACGGCGCACACATCGAGTTCGCCTCCAAGGTGCGCAACCCCATCGGCATCAAGCTCGGCCCGACGACGACCCCGGAGGAGGCGCTGCAGTACATCGAGCGCCTCGACCCGGACCGCGAGCCCGGCCGGCTGACCTTCATCGTCCGCATGGGCGCCGACAAGGTCAGGGACAAGCTCCCGGACCTCGTCGAGAAGGTCACCGCCTCCGGCGCGACCGTCGCCTGGGTCACCGACCCGATGCACGGCAACACCTTCGAGGCGGCTTCCGGTCACAAGACCCGCCGCTTCGACGACGTGCTCGACGAGGTCAAGGGCTTCTTCGAGGTCCACAAGAGCCTGGGTACGCACCCGGGCGGCATCCACGTCGAGCTCACCGGTGACGACGTCACCGAGTGCGTGGGCGGCGGCGACGAGATCTTCGTCGACGACCTGCACCAGCGCTACGAGACGGCCTGCGACCCGCGCCTGAACCGCAGCCAGTCCCTGGACCTGGCGTTCCTGGTGGCGGAGATGTACCGCGACCAGTAG
- a CDS encoding sulfite oxidase-like oxidoreductase — protein MGQSADRASREAVEPELPPGQRLQRGWPVTHYGPVPKFRPERWEFRVFGATADGAKHCWTHEEFSALPYATVVGDLHCVTKFSMLGAEWGGVPARALLEIAPPAPDATHVMVWAEYGFSSNLRMADFMDERTLFATHKGGELLTAEHGFPLRLVVPHLYAWKGPKWVRGVEYMTADRRGFWEERGYHNVGDPWTEQRYSYQEEPGDGPEL, from the coding sequence ATGGGTCAGTCGGCGGATCGCGCATCTCGGGAAGCAGTGGAGCCGGAGCTCCCACCGGGGCAGCGACTGCAGAGGGGCTGGCCGGTCACCCACTACGGCCCGGTGCCGAAGTTCCGCCCGGAGCGCTGGGAGTTCAGGGTCTTCGGGGCCACCGCCGACGGGGCCAAGCACTGCTGGACGCACGAGGAGTTCTCGGCTCTTCCGTACGCCACCGTGGTCGGCGATCTGCACTGCGTCACGAAGTTCAGCATGCTCGGCGCCGAATGGGGCGGTGTGCCCGCGCGAGCGCTGCTCGAGATCGCCCCGCCCGCGCCCGACGCCACCCATGTGATGGTCTGGGCCGAGTACGGCTTCAGCTCCAATCTGCGCATGGCCGACTTCATGGACGAGCGCACGCTTTTCGCCACCCACAAAGGGGGCGAGCTGCTGACCGCGGAGCACGGATTCCCGCTGCGGCTCGTGGTGCCCCACCTGTACGCCTGGAAGGGCCCCAAGTGGGTCCGCGGCGTCGAGTACATGACCGCCGACCGCCGCGGCTTCTGGGAGGAGCGCGGCTATCACAACGTCGGCGACCCCTGGACCGAGCAGCGCTACTCGTACCAGGAAGAGCCCGGGGACGGCCCCGAGCTCTGA